A single genomic interval of Streptomyces sp. NBC_00663 harbors:
- a CDS encoding AzlD domain-containing protein, producing the protein MNVWIAIGVTAVGCYVVKLVGLLVPAGALERPLVKRLAALLPVALLAALTAQQTFADGRELVLDARLAGVAAAAVALVLRAPFLLVVAAAVVVTAGVRAMGG; encoded by the coding sequence ATGAACGTCTGGATCGCGATCGGTGTCACGGCCGTGGGCTGTTACGTCGTCAAGCTGGTCGGGCTGCTTGTTCCCGCGGGTGCTCTGGAGCGGCCGCTGGTGAAGCGGCTGGCCGCGCTGCTGCCGGTTGCCTTGCTGGCCGCTCTCACGGCCCAGCAGACCTTCGCCGACGGGCGTGAGCTGGTCCTGGACGCCAGGCTCGCGGGGGTGGCCGCGGCGGCGGTGGCGCTTGTGCTGCGTGCGCCGTTCCTGCTCGTCGTCGCGGCGGCCGTGGTGGTGACGGCCGGCGTGCGGGCCATGGGCGGGTGA
- a CDS encoding AzlC family ABC transporter permease has protein sequence MGEQTAFVDIPAGGGRKADAAVVRDALGVGVAVGLSGFAFGVTSAGSGLTVMQTCALSLLVFTGASQFALVGALAAGGNPLTAAAGAFFLGVRNAFYGLRLSQLLALPRAVRPFAAQWVIDETAAVALAQRGRRSVRIGFAVTGLSLYVLWNLTTLLGALGAEAIGDTDAWGLDAAGPAVFLALLAPMLKSGTERAVAGLAVLLGLGLLPVLPAGVPVLAAALAAPVVLWAEGRRQGRRGER, from the coding sequence GTGGGAGAACAGACAGCTTTCGTAGACATACCCGCCGGTGGCGGGCGGAAGGCGGACGCCGCCGTCGTACGGGACGCCCTCGGAGTCGGGGTCGCCGTGGGACTGTCCGGGTTCGCCTTCGGGGTGACCTCGGCGGGCAGTGGGCTCACGGTGATGCAGACGTGTGCGCTCAGCCTTCTGGTGTTCACCGGGGCCTCTCAGTTCGCCCTTGTGGGGGCGCTGGCCGCCGGGGGCAATCCGCTGACCGCGGCCGCGGGGGCGTTCTTCCTCGGTGTGCGCAACGCCTTCTACGGGCTTCGTCTGTCGCAGTTGCTGGCTCTGCCGCGCGCGGTGCGGCCGTTTGCCGCTCAGTGGGTCATCGACGAGACGGCGGCTGTCGCCTTGGCTCAGCGGGGGCGGCGGAGCGTGCGGATCGGGTTCGCGGTCACGGGGCTGAGTCTCTATGTGCTGTGGAATCTCACTACTTTGCTGGGCGCGCTGGGGGCCGAGGCCATCGGGGACACCGATGCCTGGGGGCTTGATGCCGCCGGGCCCGCTGTTTTCCTGGCATTGCTCGCGCCGATGCTGAAGAGCGGCACCGAGCGTGCCGTCGCCGGGCTCGCCGTGCTGCTGGGGCTCGGGCTGCTGCCCGTGCTGCCCGCCGGGGTGCCGGTGCTGGCGGCCGCTCTCGCGGCTCCCGTGGTGTTGTGGGCCGAGGGCCGTCGGCAGGGTCGGCGGGGGGAGCGATGA